The following proteins come from a genomic window of Pseudomonas hygromyciniae:
- a CDS encoding LexA family protein — protein sequence MSFTILGPIAEAGAKLPLCSFQVPAGFPSPAADHIEQHISLDEVLNIRAPHVYLVVITGESMQGVGIFEGDLAVVDRAIEPVHGHVVVALLNNEPICKRLCKRGKDVILLSENPKYPARYILEGDELSIWGVITSTVRSHV from the coding sequence ATGAGCTTTACCATTCTAGGTCCCATCGCCGAAGCCGGCGCAAAACTGCCTCTGTGTTCCTTTCAGGTTCCGGCCGGCTTTCCATCGCCGGCAGCGGATCACATCGAGCAGCACATCTCATTGGATGAGGTCCTGAACATCCGTGCGCCTCATGTGTACCTGGTAGTGATCACTGGCGAGAGCATGCAAGGGGTGGGGATCTTTGAGGGCGATCTGGCCGTGGTGGATCGTGCCATCGAGCCGGTCCACGGGCATGTGGTCGTAGCCCTACTGAACAATGAGCCCATCTGCAAGCGCCTGTGCAAGCGTGGGAAAGATGTCATCCTGTTGTCGGAAAACCCGAAGTATCCGGCGCGCTACATCCTGGAAGGCGACGAGCTTTCAATCTGGGGGGTGATTACCAGCACCGTGCGCAGCCATGTCTAA
- the umuC gene encoding translesion error-prone DNA polymerase V subunit UmuC, with product MSKAPVFALIDCNSFYASCERVFRPDLAKVPIVVLSNNDGCVIARSYDAKPFIKMGEPYFQIKHKLKQHGIVPFSSNYALYGDMSERVMTVIESMVPAVEIYSIDEAFADLTGIDGLDALGRKIRAQVLRGTGIPVGVGIATTKTLAKLANHTAKRLQAQTGGVVNITDPAKRDWVLRNTDVAEVWGVGRKMKLHLDALGIKSAMDLAKADPWTLRKRFSVVIEKTARELGGTPCLELDEPDPPKQEICCSRMFGQRLTELPPIREAVATYMMRASEKLRAQNSLCKKVRVCIRTGMFNPEEAKYASGVVVDMPYPTDDVRLLTKAAVDAVDLIYRPGFKYSKAEVMLLNLCQPGEYTDHLFATSQPAESARVMAVLDEINGRWGRGALRSARVPSNPAWAMRREMMSQPYTTSINQLWRVYAT from the coding sequence ATGTCTAAGGCGCCTGTGTTCGCTCTGATCGACTGCAACAGCTTCTATGCGAGCTGTGAGCGGGTCTTTCGCCCCGACCTGGCCAAGGTGCCTATCGTAGTACTCAGCAATAACGATGGCTGTGTTATCGCCCGCAGCTACGATGCGAAGCCTTTTATCAAAATGGGCGAGCCCTATTTCCAGATCAAGCACAAGCTAAAGCAGCACGGCATCGTCCCGTTTTCCTCAAATTACGCCCTGTATGGGGATATGAGTGAGCGGGTAATGACTGTGATCGAGAGCATGGTGCCTGCGGTCGAGATCTACAGTATTGATGAAGCATTCGCCGATTTGACTGGCATTGATGGCCTGGACGCCCTCGGGCGAAAGATTCGGGCCCAGGTGCTGCGCGGTACCGGCATTCCGGTTGGCGTAGGTATCGCCACTACAAAGACCTTGGCCAAGCTTGCTAACCACACGGCAAAGCGGTTACAGGCCCAGACCGGTGGCGTGGTGAACATCACCGATCCGGCAAAGCGCGACTGGGTGCTGCGCAATACCGACGTGGCCGAGGTGTGGGGTGTCGGACGAAAAATGAAACTTCACCTCGACGCCCTGGGTATCAAGTCGGCAATGGACCTGGCCAAGGCGGATCCGTGGACGCTGCGCAAGAGGTTCAGCGTTGTGATCGAGAAGACGGCCAGGGAGCTGGGCGGCACGCCTTGTCTGGAGCTGGACGAGCCAGATCCGCCAAAGCAGGAGATTTGCTGCAGTCGCATGTTCGGCCAGCGGCTGACGGAGCTGCCGCCTATCAGAGAGGCTGTGGCGACCTACATGATGCGGGCTTCTGAAAAGCTTCGCGCCCAGAACTCGCTGTGCAAGAAGGTGCGTGTATGCATCCGCACGGGCATGTTCAATCCAGAGGAGGCGAAGTATGCCAGCGGGGTAGTGGTAGACATGCCGTATCCCACCGATGACGTGCGACTGCTGACAAAGGCGGCTGTTGATGCTGTCGACCTTATTTACCGGCCAGGCTTTAAATACAGTAAGGCTGAAGTGATGCTGCTCAACCTGTGTCAGCCCGGCGAATACACCGATCATCTGTTCGCTACTTCGCAGCCTGCCGAGTCCGCCCGAGTTATGGCCGTGCTGGACGAGATAAATGGACGGTGGGGCAGGGGAGCGCTGCGGTCAGCCCGCGTGCCCAGTAACCCAGCCTGGGCTATGCGCCGGGAGATGATGAGTCAGCCCTATACTACCAGTATTAACCAGCTCTGGAGGGTTTATGCTACATAA
- a CDS encoding IS30-like element ISShes10 family transposase, which yields MSYHELSIPERATLQLGLAQGFSQRRIARMLGRSPSTISRELRRNRAPGTRYQACAAQQQMQVRRQVCRPQCKLLPGSERFELVVHMLREGLSPEQIAGKLRSMNIPSLREAYVCRETIYNAIYALPVGGLRKELIICLRQGKTSRRPRSGGVDRRGQIPEMLSIHVRPPEVEDRLMPGHWEGDLIKGKANASAVGTLVERTSGYLMLIKMADATATSALEGFSAALNGMPLAVRKSMTYDQGREMARHAEITQRTGVAIYFCDPHSPWQRGSNENINGLIRQYLPKGTDLSVHSQEALDAIALQLNMRPRKRFDFKCPIEVMGEVMQEAVVMRHDAPASIQ from the coding sequence ATGTCCTATCACGAACTCAGTATCCCCGAACGTGCGACCCTTCAACTCGGCCTTGCCCAAGGTTTCAGCCAGCGGCGAATTGCCCGGATGCTCGGCCGCTCCCCCTCGACCATCAGCCGGGAGCTGCGCCGCAACCGGGCCCCTGGCACCCGCTACCAGGCCTGTGCTGCCCAGCAGCAGATGCAGGTCCGCCGCCAGGTCTGCAGGCCTCAGTGCAAGCTGCTGCCGGGCAGTGAGCGCTTCGAGCTGGTCGTCCATATGCTGCGTGAGGGTTTGTCTCCCGAGCAGATTGCCGGCAAGCTGCGCAGCATGAACATACCCAGCCTCAGAGAGGCCTACGTCTGCCGCGAGACGATCTATAACGCGATCTACGCCCTGCCGGTCGGTGGCCTGCGCAAGGAGCTGATCATCTGCCTGCGCCAGGGCAAGACGAGTCGCAGGCCGCGCTCTGGCGGCGTCGATCGGCGCGGCCAGATCCCTGAAATGCTCAGCATCCACGTGCGCCCGCCGGAGGTCGAAGACCGGCTGATGCCAGGCCATTGGGAGGGCGACCTGATCAAGGGCAAGGCCAATGCCTCGGCGGTGGGCACCTTGGTGGAGCGTACCAGCGGCTACCTGATGCTGATCAAGATGGCCGACGCGACGGCGACCTCGGCGCTGGAGGGCTTCAGTGCGGCGCTCAATGGCATGCCGCTGGCGGTGCGCAAGAGCATGACCTACGACCAGGGCCGGGAGATGGCGCGGCACGCCGAGATCACCCAGCGGACCGGGGTGGCGATCTACTTCTGCGACCCGCACAGCCCCTGGCAACGCGGCAGCAATGAGAACATCAATGGACTGATCCGCCAGTACCTGCCCAAGGGCACGGACTTGTCGGTGCATAGTCAGGAAGCCCTGGACGCCATCGCTTTGCAACTGAATATGCGACCGCGCAAACGCTTCGACTTCAAATGCCCGATCGAGGTGATGGGCGAAGTGATGCAAGAAGCCGTGGTGATGCGGCATGATGCTCCCGCTTCAATTCAATAA
- a CDS encoding DUF6998 domain-containing protein, whose protein sequence is MNLADLSISELLKLHATAIEELKNRGVLRTKNNPVGDYAEWLVSSAFNLTLANNSAAGHDAESSDGKKIQIKSRRITKNNHSKQLGVIRNLEKNDFDELIAVIFNESYEIIEAYSIPHSTISKYSAHRAHVNGHILHLRGALLLDNSVLNISDKLKASTNSLKSLVSIAGTGEADPLA, encoded by the coding sequence ATGAACCTAGCCGACCTATCAATATCTGAGTTGCTCAAGCTGCACGCTACCGCAATTGAAGAGCTTAAAAATCGTGGCGTACTTAGAACAAAAAACAATCCTGTTGGGGATTACGCCGAATGGTTGGTCTCATCGGCCTTTAACCTAACCCTTGCAAATAATTCAGCCGCAGGCCACGATGCCGAATCCAGTGATGGGAAAAAGATTCAAATCAAATCACGTCGCATAACCAAAAATAACCATTCAAAGCAGTTAGGCGTCATACGAAACCTCGAAAAAAATGATTTTGATGAACTTATAGCTGTTATTTTTAATGAGTCGTATGAAATCATCGAGGCGTATTCAATTCCACACTCTACAATCTCAAAATACAGCGCGCATAGAGCACATGTTAACGGCCACATTTTGCACCTGCGCGGAGCCTTGCTGCTAGACAACAGCGTTCTGAACATTAGTGACAAGTTGAAGGCTTCTACCAATTCGCTCAAATCACTCGTTTCAATCGCTGGGACCGGCGAAGCCGATCCCTTAGCTTAA
- a CDS encoding AAA family ATPase, with product MLLTSVKVGPFRSINEQQTTEIDPQVTVLVGMNEAGKTVFLRALHKAKDALDKEKFDITEDYPRKDLLTYKRRHEESPEDAVILTYVIDDAEASEINAKIGCDIKAGFSFTVSRNYKNASTIGLSIPEAPILKNLAITVGLSEGAVAVLSKATSLREALLGLKGISLTNEADTEFVQGLETRVSGARADWSSVCTYEAWQLLSPQIPSFLYFSDYDLLPGKLNLKDLANRLAAASKDPANAHKQIEPKHQAVIALLRMAGVELDDFSNGTSYEELKAQIESVSINLTDQILEFWKQNEDLEVEIDIRPDASDAAPFNDGPNLYLRIKNKRHRGVTTPFDQRSRGFIWFFSFLVWFDSVQQQLSVVGSTTSNNLVLLLDEPALALHALAQSDFLRYIDDLAETHQVIYTTHSPFMVNSDRLYQVRVVEDKPRQGTVISSNLSGSDSKTIFPLQAALGWNIAQNLFIAERNLLVEGISELTVLQAMSRAVEETGGVGLDPQITIVPVGGLSNVATFVSLLGGNGLAFAVLHDYSGKSDQKLDAMVQQKLLNQKQVFNFSQFKNLGADEAVAVATDLEDLLDPKAYLEHFNEVYSKALAGTVLKLEDLPQADRIVQRIEKQLISSQVSVRPTPGYNHFAVAAAYVAVPPKKISKDVIQRFSKLFETINQALR from the coding sequence ATGCTGTTGACATCTGTAAAGGTTGGCCCTTTCCGCTCAATCAATGAGCAGCAGACAACTGAGATCGACCCCCAGGTCACTGTCTTGGTGGGGATGAATGAAGCCGGAAAGACGGTCTTTCTCAGAGCTTTGCATAAAGCCAAGGATGCGCTGGACAAAGAGAAATTCGACATCACCGAAGACTATCCACGCAAAGACCTGCTGACATATAAGCGACGCCACGAGGAGTCGCCTGAAGATGCCGTCATTCTAACCTACGTAATCGACGACGCTGAGGCATCTGAAATCAACGCCAAAATCGGTTGTGACATAAAGGCCGGATTCAGCTTCACAGTGTCACGTAACTACAAAAATGCTAGTACAATTGGGTTGAGCATTCCCGAAGCGCCAATACTAAAAAACTTGGCAATTACCGTAGGGCTGAGCGAAGGTGCAGTAGCTGTCCTCAGCAAAGCCACTTCGCTGAGAGAAGCACTATTAGGCCTGAAAGGCATCAGCCTGACGAACGAGGCTGACACAGAATTCGTCCAAGGGCTCGAAACCCGTGTGAGCGGTGCCCGTGCGGACTGGTCGTCAGTATGTACCTACGAAGCTTGGCAGTTGCTATCACCCCAGATTCCTAGCTTTCTTTACTTCAGCGACTACGACCTTCTGCCTGGAAAACTCAATCTTAAAGATCTTGCGAATCGCTTAGCCGCCGCAAGCAAAGATCCGGCTAATGCCCACAAGCAGATCGAGCCAAAGCATCAAGCAGTGATCGCCCTACTACGCATGGCGGGAGTTGAACTGGACGACTTCTCGAATGGCACCTCCTATGAAGAACTGAAGGCACAGATCGAATCGGTATCGATCAACCTAACTGATCAGATTCTGGAATTCTGGAAGCAGAACGAAGACCTCGAAGTCGAGATCGATATTCGGCCTGATGCGTCAGATGCCGCCCCATTTAACGACGGGCCTAACCTCTACCTGCGGATCAAAAACAAAAGACATCGTGGAGTTACCACCCCATTCGATCAGCGCAGCCGAGGCTTCATCTGGTTCTTTAGCTTTTTAGTGTGGTTTGACAGCGTCCAGCAGCAACTCAGCGTGGTCGGCAGTACAACCAGTAACAATCTTGTGCTGCTTCTGGACGAACCGGCCCTGGCTCTGCATGCCCTCGCTCAATCTGATTTTTTGCGTTACATCGACGATCTTGCTGAGACCCACCAGGTCATCTACACGACTCACTCACCGTTCATGGTGAATTCAGATCGCCTGTACCAAGTGAGGGTAGTGGAAGACAAGCCACGCCAAGGGACAGTGATTTCTTCTAACCTTTCCGGGTCGGATTCCAAGACAATTTTCCCACTGCAGGCCGCCCTAGGTTGGAATATTGCTCAAAACCTATTCATCGCCGAGCGAAACTTGCTGGTCGAGGGCATTTCGGAACTCACTGTACTCCAAGCGATGTCTAGAGCCGTCGAAGAGACTGGAGGAGTAGGACTTGATCCCCAAATCACGATCGTCCCCGTGGGGGGCTTGAGCAACGTAGCGACCTTCGTGTCACTCCTGGGAGGTAATGGGTTAGCATTTGCTGTTCTGCATGACTACAGCGGCAAGAGTGATCAGAAGCTCGACGCCATGGTGCAGCAAAAATTGCTAAATCAAAAACAAGTCTTTAATTTCTCACAATTCAAAAACCTAGGAGCGGACGAAGCGGTCGCTGTTGCCACCGACCTCGAGGATCTCCTAGACCCCAAAGCGTATCTCGAACATTTCAACGAGGTCTATTCCAAAGCTCTTGCTGGAACAGTCTTAAAACTGGAGGATCTGCCGCAAGCAGATCGGATCGTACAAAGGATTGAGAAGCAGCTGATAAGCAGTCAGGTCAGCGTTCGACCAACTCCTGGATACAATCATTTTGCAGTGGCTGCTGCTTATGTGGCGGTACCGCCTAAGAAGATCAGTAAAGACGTAATTCAGCGATTCTCGAAGCTTTTCGAGACGATCAACCAAGCATTGCGCTGA
- the dapF gene encoding diaminopimelate epimerase: MPLDFHKMHANGDDFVVVDSRTSPNPVTSNLAGLLGDRNRGIGFNQIAVMLDCDDADARLIFWNADGSSLDACGSATRGAADVLMRESDITSVTLRTNRGLLTCERTSTGAISVNMGKPLFSWSDIPLALEMDTSVLPLAGDPTACSMGNPHCTYFVDDLPAVEIAAIGPVIETNPLFPLRTNVHFVQIIDREHIRLRIWERGGSIPLGSGSCCCGAAVNGIRRGFLDNCVEVECDGGTVTVQWDGVGPVFLTGPVETIFSGIITDTLLKA; this comes from the coding sequence ATGCCGCTGGATTTTCATAAAATGCACGCCAATGGCGATGACTTCGTTGTCGTGGACTCGCGAACGTCCCCCAATCCAGTCACAAGCAATTTGGCTGGGCTATTGGGAGATCGCAACCGAGGAATCGGCTTCAATCAAATCGCGGTGATGCTCGATTGCGATGATGCAGATGCGCGCTTGATCTTCTGGAATGCAGATGGCTCATCGCTGGACGCTTGCGGCAGCGCAACGCGGGGGGCGGCGGATGTATTGATGCGCGAATCCGATATCACTTCGGTAACCCTGCGAACCAACCGTGGCCTGCTGACTTGTGAACGTACGTCAACCGGAGCCATTTCCGTCAATATGGGAAAGCCGCTTTTCAGTTGGTCAGATATTCCTCTGGCTCTTGAAATGGATACTTCGGTGTTGCCACTTGCCGGTGACCCAACGGCTTGTAGCATGGGAAATCCGCACTGCACCTATTTTGTGGATGACCTGCCAGCCGTTGAGATAGCGGCGATTGGACCAGTAATTGAAACCAACCCTTTGTTTCCCCTAAGGACGAACGTGCATTTCGTCCAGATCATTGACCGAGAGCACATCCGGTTGCGTATTTGGGAGCGCGGAGGGAGCATTCCGCTGGGGTCAGGTTCCTGCTGTTGTGGCGCCGCGGTTAATGGAATTCGTCGTGGATTTTTAGACAATTGCGTTGAGGTTGAATGTGACGGCGGAACTGTAACGGTTCAATGGGATGGCGTGGGACCAGTCTTTCTCACCGGGCCGGTGGAGACGATCTTTTCCGGAATAATCACGGATACGCTGTTGAAAGCCTGA
- a CDS encoding DJ-1/PfpI family protein: MARVGLILAPGFADWEYAFIAGTASPFYGIDVRFFASATGQFRSQGGLAVTVESSLQQCLDWKPDVVVVIGGMVWEGAEAPDIREFLHASRASGATIAGICGGTLALARASLLDTVPHTSNSADFLQQNAMGYEGGTLYRSSPIAVVADRIITAPGPAPVSFTCAVFEAAGLSSETTFQFRTMLAAEHR; encoded by the coding sequence ATGGCACGTGTGGGATTGATACTGGCACCCGGTTTTGCGGACTGGGAATACGCTTTCATTGCTGGAACTGCGTCTCCGTTTTACGGGATCGATGTCAGGTTTTTCGCTTCTGCTACGGGGCAGTTTCGCTCGCAGGGTGGATTGGCGGTAACGGTCGAGAGCAGTTTGCAACAATGTCTGGACTGGAAACCGGACGTTGTAGTCGTGATTGGAGGAATGGTCTGGGAAGGTGCAGAAGCACCTGATATTCGGGAGTTTCTTCATGCTAGTCGTGCAAGTGGAGCGACAATTGCCGGTATCTGTGGGGGAACGCTGGCACTTGCCAGGGCCAGTCTTCTCGACACCGTTCCTCATACATCGAACAGCGCCGACTTCCTGCAACAGAATGCCATGGGTTATGAGGGGGGCACGCTTTATCGAAGCAGCCCAATTGCTGTGGTTGCAGACCGCATCATAACTGCTCCAGGCCCTGCACCCGTTAGCTTCACCTGCGCAGTGTTCGAAGCCGCCGGGCTATCTTCCGAGACCACTTTTCAATTCAGAACAATGTTGGCAGCGGAACATCGGTGA
- a CDS encoding DUF6124 family protein, whose protein sequence is MNASNETLIIHSYETFTSVSTLLLDLSDDLNGKHRDIALAIHQLNELGVLLTARLLDREAPCPS, encoded by the coding sequence ATCAACGCCAGCAACGAAACCCTCATCATCCACAGCTACGAAACCTTTACCAGCGTCAGCACCCTGCTGCTCGACCTGTCCGACGACCTCAACGGCAAACACCGCGATATCGCCCTGGCCATCCACCAACTGAACGAACTGGGCGTACTCCTCACCGCCAGGCTCCTCGACCGCGAAGCGCCCTGCCCTAGCTAA
- a CDS encoding DUF2846 domain-containing protein: MKRCTLLWASLFAGLALLTGCIGGPDLTGQPFFTSPAEPRPDEATVYFYRTSASIGNGVAPTILVDGRTIGTLPSGSFFKAGIPAGKHSVASTSPPFISGMVNKRFDITVENGKVYYIADQLSTSAYKDGQTLGEVDDGRFGGTMFYSRYALVPAEEALRSIKWCQELPATAP, from the coding sequence ATGAAGCGCTGTACGCTACTTTGGGCCAGCCTGTTCGCGGGCCTGGCCTTACTGACCGGCTGTATCGGCGGTCCGGACCTGACAGGCCAACCGTTCTTCACGTCACCTGCAGAACCCCGTCCGGATGAGGCCACAGTGTACTTCTATCGCACGTCGGCCAGCATCGGTAATGGGGTCGCCCCGACTATTCTGGTCGATGGCCGCACCATCGGCACCTTGCCCTCAGGTAGTTTTTTCAAAGCCGGCATTCCCGCCGGCAAGCACAGCGTGGCCTCCACCTCGCCACCTTTCATCAGCGGTATGGTTAACAAGCGTTTCGATATCACCGTCGAGAATGGAAAGGTGTATTACATCGCAGACCAACTCAGCACTTCTGCCTACAAGGACGGACAGACCTTGGGCGAAGTCGACGACGGTCGTTTCGGTGGAACAATGTTTTACTCGCGCTACGCGCTTGTGCCTGCCGAGGAAGCGCTGCGTTCTATCAAGTGGTGCCAAGAGCTGCCGGCAACCGCACCGTAA
- a CDS encoding M20/M25/M40 family metallo-hydrolase: MLMRRSSIAAALSFSFLSCSAFATDLAPQLLKKAEAEQKSYLATVKELVDIDTGTGQALGLKTVSAMLVERLKGLGAEVTTTPATPSAGDNIVGTFKGTGSKNFLLMVHYDTVFGPGTAAKRPFKLDGERAYGPGVADAKGGVAMILHSLQLLQDQKFNDFGTLTVLFNPDEETGSAGSKKIIAELARQQDYVFSYEPPDTDAVTVATNGINGVFLDVKGKSSHAGSAPEAGRNAAMELAHQMLQLKDLGDPAKGTTVNWTLVKSGEKRNIIPSSASAEADMRYADLSETDRVLADAQRIAAKKLIDGTEVTLRLEKGRPPLAKNPGSEELAKVAQALYRKIGRNIEPIAMRFGTDAGYAYMPGSAKPAVLETMGVVGAGLHADDEYIELSSIAPRLYLTVALITRLSGADVAP, translated from the coding sequence ATGCTTATGCGACGTTCATCCATCGCCGCCGCCCTCTCGTTTTCATTCTTATCCTGTAGCGCATTCGCTACCGATTTGGCCCCCCAATTACTGAAAAAAGCCGAGGCCGAACAAAAATCCTATCTTGCCACCGTCAAAGAGCTGGTGGACATTGATACCGGAACCGGCCAGGCGCTCGGCCTGAAAACCGTTAGCGCGATGCTGGTTGAGCGACTCAAGGGGTTGGGTGCTGAAGTCACCACAACACCTGCGACCCCCTCCGCTGGCGACAACATCGTGGGCACTTTCAAAGGCACTGGCAGCAAGAACTTTCTGCTGATGGTCCACTACGACACGGTGTTCGGGCCAGGTACAGCGGCGAAACGCCCGTTCAAGCTCGACGGCGAGCGCGCCTATGGCCCCGGTGTTGCTGACGCCAAAGGTGGCGTGGCGATGATTCTGCATTCATTGCAGCTGCTGCAGGATCAGAAGTTCAATGATTTCGGTACCCTGACAGTGCTATTCAATCCCGATGAAGAAACCGGCTCTGCTGGTTCGAAAAAAATCATCGCCGAGCTCGCTCGTCAGCAGGACTACGTGTTCTCGTACGAGCCACCGGACACAGACGCGGTAACCGTCGCTACCAACGGCATAAACGGCGTGTTTCTCGACGTGAAGGGCAAGTCTTCGCATGCAGGTTCTGCACCTGAAGCCGGGCGCAACGCGGCCATGGAACTCGCGCACCAGATGTTGCAACTCAAGGACCTCGGCGATCCGGCCAAAGGCACCACGGTCAACTGGACGTTGGTAAAAAGCGGCGAGAAACGCAACATCATTCCTTCCAGCGCCTCGGCCGAGGCTGATATGCGTTACGCCGATCTGAGTGAAACTGACCGCGTACTCGCCGACGCCCAACGCATCGCTGCAAAAAAACTCATCGATGGCACTGAAGTGACATTGCGCCTGGAAAAGGGTCGCCCACCGCTGGCCAAGAATCCGGGCTCCGAAGAACTGGCGAAAGTCGCACAAGCTCTTTACAGAAAAATAGGCCGCAACATTGAGCCTATCGCCATGCGCTTTGGCACCGATGCGGGCTACGCATACATGCCTGGGAGCGCGAAACCGGCTGTGCTGGAGACGATGGGTGTCGTCGGTGCCGGATTGCACGCCGATGACGAATACATCGAGCTGTCGAGCATTGCTCCGAGGCTTTACCTTACTGTGGCACTGATCACCCGGCTGTCCGGCGCTGACGTAGCACCGTAA
- a CDS encoding methyl-accepting chemotaxis protein: MPTLRSIQTRYTLFLVLFVLVLSVLTVVGIGQLVAPTLKHTEEQVVLNRIAEVAVQIQGELNKVQAQQRTITQTIPLLDSDAIDKVLPGLVDQYGELKVFGGGIWPLPNQRTPGRNKHSTFWHRDASGKLAVNTFWNSDAAPNYYDQSWYKGGLASPRGQCAWAAAYKDDASQEPRTNCAMAIQRDGAAYGVATIDVTLGFFNELVASKEKDIGGQMLIVEGDGKIISNSTRINSPVVLKNISELTGTSAFAAQVSKALAHRDQALQRGEFDNQGVSSTFYMRPIEGTPWFLATALPTSLITAQRDDVLGSLALLQIPMVLLLVLLAFYAIRKLVQRMKSLRTNIDALSAGDADLTKRITIRAEDEMGAIGHSVNRFIIYLQNMIGEVTQATGAMASGLEQLQQTSAQTNRILVRHASETDQTVTAITEMSSTADTVAQNAAETASFTQRANEHADRSRVVVGEASTSVSALIGEVASATHTVENMRQDAARITETLGVIGAIAGQTNLLALNAAIEAARAGEQGRGFAVVADEVRALAARTQASTSQINEMLARLTTGVSSSVTAMENTQASCQSAADATARVNTGLDEMAGSVSHINNLSTQIATAAEQQSAVTEEINRSMVQIRHMVEELVESGHATQTNTQSLLDANGRVITLMNRFKVR, encoded by the coding sequence ATGCCCACACTGCGCTCCATCCAAACCCGCTATACCCTGTTCCTGGTGCTGTTCGTCCTGGTGTTATCGGTACTCACCGTCGTGGGCATCGGCCAGTTGGTCGCCCCCACGTTAAAACACACTGAAGAACAGGTGGTGCTCAACCGCATCGCCGAGGTGGCTGTGCAGATCCAGGGCGAACTCAACAAGGTTCAGGCCCAGCAACGCACCATCACCCAAACCATCCCGCTGCTCGACAGTGACGCCATCGACAAGGTGCTGCCCGGTCTGGTGGATCAGTATGGCGAGCTGAAAGTCTTCGGCGGCGGTATCTGGCCGCTGCCCAACCAGCGCACGCCGGGGCGCAACAAGCACAGCACGTTCTGGCACCGCGATGCCTCGGGCAAGCTGGCGGTGAATACGTTCTGGAACAGCGACGCCGCACCCAATTATTACGACCAGAGCTGGTACAAAGGCGGCCTCGCCTCGCCGCGTGGCCAATGCGCCTGGGCCGCCGCCTACAAGGACGACGCCAGCCAGGAGCCGCGCACCAACTGCGCCATGGCGATCCAGCGAGACGGCGCGGCCTACGGCGTTGCCACCATCGACGTGACCCTGGGCTTTTTCAATGAGCTGGTGGCCAGCAAGGAAAAAGACATCGGCGGCCAGATGCTGATTGTCGAAGGCGACGGCAAGATCATCAGCAACAGTACGCGCATCAACAGCCCGGTAGTGCTCAAGAACATCAGCGAACTGACCGGCACCTCGGCGTTTGCCGCCCAGGTCAGCAAGGCCCTTGCCCATCGCGACCAGGCGCTGCAGCGCGGTGAATTCGACAACCAGGGCGTGTCCAGCACTTTTTACATGCGCCCAATCGAGGGCACCCCTTGGTTCCTCGCCACCGCCCTACCCACCTCGCTGATCACCGCCCAGCGTGACGATGTGCTCGGCAGCCTGGCGCTGCTGCAAATCCCGATGGTATTGCTGCTGGTGCTGCTGGCGTTCTATGCGATTCGCAAGCTGGTGCAACGCATGAAGTCACTGCGCACCAATATCGACGCGTTGTCTGCCGGCGATGCCGACCTGACCAAGCGCATCACCATCCGTGCCGAGGATGAAATGGGCGCCATCGGCCACTCGGTGAACCGCTTTATCATCTACCTGCAGAACATGATCGGCGAAGTAACCCAGGCCACGGGCGCCATGGCCTCGGGACTTGAGCAATTGCAGCAGACCTCGGCGCAGACCAACCGGATTCTGGTGCGCCACGCCTCGGAAACCGATCAGACGGTCACGGCCATCACCGAAATGAGCTCCACCGCCGACACCGTCGCGCAAAACGCTGCTGAAACCGCCTCGTTCACCCAGCGCGCCAACGAACACGCCGACCGCTCCCGCGTGGTGGTGGGCGAAGCCTCGACCAGCGTCAGCGCTCTGATCGGCGAAGTGGCCAGCGCCACCCACACCGTGGAAAATATGCGCCAGGACGCCGCGCGTATCACCGAAACCCTCGGCGTGATCGGCGCGATTGCCGGCCAGACCAACCTGTTGGCACTCAACGCGGCTATTGAAGCGGCGCGCGCTGGCGAGCAAGGCCGAGGGTTTGCGGTGGTCGCCGACGAAGTCCGGGCGTTGGCCGCACGCACCCAAGCCAGCACCTCGCAGATCAACGAGATGTTGGCGCGCCTGACCACTGGCGTGAGTTCGTCGGTGACGGCAATGGAAAACACCCAGGCCAGTTGCCAGTCGGCGGCGGATGCCACGGCACGCGTCAACACGGGCTTGGACGAAATGGCCGGCTCGGTCAGCCATATCAACAACCTCAGCACCCAGATCGCCACCGCCGCCGAGCAGCAAAGTGCAGTGACCGAGGAGATCAACCGCAGCATGGTGCAGATCCGACATATGGTCGAAGAGCTGGTGGAAAGTGGCCATGCCACTCAAACCAATACGCAAAGCCTCTTGGATGCCAATGGCCGGGTGATTACGTTGATGAACCGTTTCAAGGTGCGCTGA